A single genomic interval of Devosia oryziradicis harbors:
- a CDS encoding MDR family MFS transporter translates to MSTDATTFDADLAGTPQVSQTDAARNKLVIALLLVSTFVVFLNETIMSVAIPHLMKDLGVAASAAQWLTTAFLLTMAVVIPVTGFLLQRLNTRPIFILSMSIFSVGTLLCAVSPGLELLVLGRVVQAVGTAIMMPLLMTTVMTLVPPEARGKTMGNISIVMSVAPAIGPTIGGFILANFHWRWMFILVLPIAIAALALGFRKIQNVSTPRYAPLDVVSVIVSAIAFGGLIYGLSSFGESFAHPDEATLVPLWLPIVVGVVAMAAFVWRQLGLQRDNKALLDLRVFQSRNYTVSVSMMLIAMMTLFGTVILLPIYTQNVVGLNTLETGLLLLPGGLIMGLMGPVVGRLYDKVGPTVLAVPGAILVSAVMWALTLVGQDTPVWNLLAGHIVISIGLALIFTPVFTSSMASVRMELYSHASAVLGSVQQLAGAAGIALFIALMTIRTASLTAEGLPPVDALAGGIRLAFLTGAIISLFAVVAAFFIRKPEGGAGMSHGH, encoded by the coding sequence ATGAGTACCGACGCAACGACATTTGACGCCGATCTGGCCGGCACACCGCAAGTGAGCCAGACCGACGCAGCTCGCAACAAGCTGGTCATCGCCCTGCTGCTGGTTTCCACCTTCGTGGTGTTTCTGAACGAAACCATCATGAGCGTGGCCATTCCACATCTGATGAAGGATCTGGGCGTCGCCGCAAGTGCCGCGCAGTGGCTGACCACCGCATTTCTTCTGACCATGGCAGTCGTCATTCCGGTGACGGGCTTCCTGCTGCAGCGCTTGAACACGCGCCCGATCTTCATCCTCTCGATGTCGATCTTCTCGGTCGGCACCCTGCTATGCGCGGTGTCGCCAGGCCTTGAACTGCTGGTCCTGGGTCGCGTGGTGCAGGCGGTCGGCACGGCCATCATGATGCCGCTGCTGATGACCACCGTCATGACCCTGGTGCCACCCGAGGCCCGTGGCAAGACCATGGGCAACATCTCTATCGTCATGTCGGTGGCCCCGGCCATCGGCCCGACCATTGGCGGCTTCATCCTCGCAAACTTTCACTGGCGCTGGATGTTCATCCTGGTTCTGCCGATCGCCATTGCGGCGCTCGCACTCGGCTTCCGCAAGATTCAGAATGTCTCGACGCCCCGCTATGCCCCGCTTGACGTGGTGTCGGTGATCGTGTCCGCCATTGCCTTTGGCGGCCTGATCTATGGCCTGTCCAGCTTCGGCGAAAGCTTTGCCCATCCCGATGAAGCAACGCTCGTGCCGCTCTGGCTTCCCATCGTCGTCGGTGTCGTCGCCATGGCGGCCTTCGTCTGGCGTCAGCTCGGTCTCCAGCGTGACAACAAGGCGCTGCTCGACCTGCGGGTCTTCCAATCGCGCAACTACACCGTTTCGGTCAGCATGATGCTCATCGCCATGATGACGCTGTTCGGCACGGTCATCCTGCTGCCCATCTACACCCAGAACGTTGTGGGCCTGAATACGCTCGAAACCGGCCTGCTGTTGCTGCCCGGCGGCCTCATCATGGGCCTGATGGGTCCTGTTGTCGGCCGTCTCTATGACAAGGTGGGTCCCACGGTCCTGGCCGTGCCCGGCGCCATCCTCGTCTCGGCCGTGATGTGGGCGCTCACCCTGGTGGGGCAGGACACCCCGGTCTGGAACCTGCTGGCCGGTCACATCGTGATCAGCATCGGCCTGGCGCTGATCTTCACGCCGGTCTTCACCTCGTCGATGGCCTCGGTGCGCATGGAGCTCTACTCCCACGCTTCGGCAGTCCTCGGCTCGGTGCAGCAACTGGCCGGTGCGGCAGGCATTGCGCTGTTCATCGCGCTGATGACCATCCGCACGGCCAGCCTGACGGCCGAGGGCCTGCCTCCGGTCGATGCCCTGGCGGGCGGTATCCGCCTGGCGTTCCTCACGGGCGCGATCATCTCGCTGTTCGCGGTGGTTGCCGCCTTCTTCATCCGCAAGCCGGAAGGCGGCGCGGGCATGAGCCACGGCCACTGA
- a CDS encoding PA0069 family radical SAM protein → MALYQAPSFEALEKLSRSRDADLARRELLDPDRIRGRGAQSNHTGRFEKQKREGFDDGWDNVEPLSIFQTVEHVERAKTIITSNDSPDIGFERSINAYRGCEHGCSYCFARPTHAFLGHSAGIEFERDIYVKVNAVEALRTELGAKGYKVKPIAMGTNTDPYQPAERKHKLTRGILEVMLETRHPVMITTKSALIIRDLDILTELSKLGLVKVAVSMTSMDHKLSRKMEPRASSPARRLEAIRLLSEAGVPTAVFASPMIPAINDMELERILDAAAAQGAVSASMILLRLPGEVREVFREWLLRHFPDRVRHVLALVRDTRGGKDYDSRWGTRMTGEGPYAILLRQRFDKARERYGLETKLPGLRTDLFVAPRLEERQMSLF, encoded by the coding sequence ATGGCCCTCTATCAGGCCCCGTCATTCGAAGCGTTGGAAAAACTCAGCCGCAGCCGCGATGCCGACCTGGCCCGGCGTGAGCTGCTGGATCCCGACCGCATCCGCGGGCGCGGCGCGCAGTCCAACCATACCGGTCGCTTCGAGAAGCAGAAGCGCGAGGGATTCGATGACGGCTGGGACAATGTAGAGCCGCTGTCCATCTTCCAGACGGTCGAGCATGTCGAACGCGCCAAGACAATCATCACCAGCAATGACAGCCCCGATATCGGCTTCGAGCGTTCGATCAACGCCTATCGCGGCTGCGAGCATGGCTGCTCCTACTGCTTTGCCCGGCCAACCCATGCATTTCTCGGCCATTCGGCCGGCATCGAATTCGAACGCGACATCTATGTGAAGGTGAACGCCGTCGAGGCGCTGCGTACCGAGCTCGGAGCCAAGGGCTACAAGGTCAAGCCCATCGCCATGGGCACCAATACCGACCCCTACCAGCCTGCCGAGCGCAAGCACAAGCTGACGCGCGGCATCCTCGAAGTCATGCTCGAGACGCGCCACCCGGTCATGATCACCACCAAATCGGCGCTGATCATTCGCGACCTCGACATCCTGACCGAACTGTCCAAGCTGGGACTGGTCAAGGTCGCTGTGTCGATGACTTCGATGGACCACAAGCTCAGCCGCAAGATGGAGCCGCGCGCTTCGTCCCCTGCCCGCCGGCTCGAGGCAATTCGCCTGCTCAGCGAGGCGGGCGTACCCACTGCGGTGTTCGCGTCGCCGATGATCCCGGCGATCAACGACATGGAGCTGGAGCGCATCCTCGACGCCGCGGCGGCCCAGGGAGCGGTGAGCGCCTCGATGATCCTGCTGCGCCTGCCCGGCGAAGTGCGCGAGGTGTTCCGCGAATGGTTGCTGCGGCATTTCCCGGATCGCGTGCGGCATGTGCTGGCGCTGGTGCGCGATACACGTGGCGGCAAGGACTACGACTCCCGCTGGGGCACGCGGATGACCGGCGAAGGCCCCTATGCCATCCTGCTGCGCCAGCGCTTCGACAAGGCGCGCGAACGCTATGGCCTCGAGACAAAGCTGCCCGGCCTGCGCACCGACCTGTTCGTGGCGCCGCGGCTCGAGGAAAGGCAGATGAGCCTGTTTTAG
- a CDS encoding HAD family hydrolase: protein MKPVPGAALLFDIDGTLADTDPIHLEAFNRAFAPYGHVFDKPRFSRELQGLANSAIAARFVPHLSPAEGMAVLDGKEAVFRELARSAIHPVPGLFDLLNLAGAVGLPMAAVTNAPRANADLILDGLGIRHRFRAVVIGAELEHGKPHPLPYLEGLRLLGARAELSVAFEDSRTGIASATAAGLATVGIRTSLLHDDLTAAGAVLSADGYDDPDVLAFIAERVGSAYPQPGHQGSRS, encoded by the coding sequence ATGAAGCCTGTTCCCGGCGCCGCGCTGCTGTTCGACATCGACGGCACCCTGGCCGACACCGACCCGATCCACCTGGAGGCTTTCAACCGCGCCTTCGCGCCCTATGGTCATGTCTTCGACAAGCCGCGTTTCTCGCGGGAGCTGCAGGGGCTTGCCAATTCGGCCATTGCTGCGCGTTTCGTGCCGCATCTGTCGCCGGCAGAAGGCATGGCGGTGCTTGACGGCAAGGAAGCGGTATTCCGCGAACTGGCGCGTTCGGCGATCCACCCGGTACCAGGTCTCTTCGATTTGCTGAATCTGGCCGGTGCAGTTGGCCTGCCGATGGCGGCGGTGACCAACGCGCCGCGCGCCAATGCCGACCTGATACTGGATGGCCTGGGCATCCGCCATCGCTTCCGCGCCGTGGTAATCGGCGCCGAGCTTGAGCATGGCAAGCCCCACCCGCTGCCCTATCTGGAGGGGCTGCGACTGCTTGGGGCGCGCGCCGAACTGTCGGTGGCCTTCGAGGATTCCCGCACGGGCATCGCTTCGGCGACGGCGGCTGGACTGGCGACCGTGGGTATCAGGACATCACTGCTGCACGACGACCTGACGGCGGCTGGGGCGGTCCTATCGGCAGACGGCTACGATGATCCCGATGTCCTGGCCTTCATTGCCGAGCGGGTCGGGAGCGCATATCCCCAGCCCGGCCATCAGGGGTCGCGTTCCTAA
- a CDS encoding DMT family transporter produces the protein MSTTRGTIEMTVAMAISGTIGVFVVFSGQPIVDIVLWRCVFGAVPLLVACAALGLFRPGIITWRQFTLAVLGGVAIVANWLLLFAAYPLASISMATAVYNTQPFMLVGFGALFLGERLTGHKLAWLAIAFAGVVLIANAKAGPGGTDYLAGIALSLGAAFCYAVAAFITKRLKGVPPHLIALIQVGVGMLMAAPFANLTQLPTAHDTWLSLAAIGAVHTGLVYILLYGAIQKLPTHLTGALSFIYPVVAIVADFVVFGHWLGLSQLVGAAAILVAAAGMTLGWRPFRGPWRRTRLAGD, from the coding sequence ATGAGCACCACGCGCGGAACGATCGAGATGACTGTGGCCATGGCCATATCCGGCACCATCGGCGTCTTCGTGGTGTTCTCCGGCCAGCCCATCGTCGATATCGTGCTGTGGCGCTGCGTGTTCGGCGCTGTGCCGCTGCTTGTTGCCTGCGCGGCGCTCGGCCTGTTCCGGCCTGGCATCATCACGTGGCGCCAGTTCACCCTTGCCGTGCTTGGAGGCGTCGCTATTGTGGCCAATTGGCTGCTGCTGTTTGCTGCCTATCCGCTCGCATCCATTTCCATGGCCACCGCCGTCTACAACACCCAGCCTTTCATGCTGGTCGGGTTCGGCGCGCTGTTCCTGGGCGAGCGGCTCACCGGCCACAAGCTGGCCTGGCTCGCCATCGCCTTTGCTGGCGTGGTCCTGATCGCCAATGCCAAGGCGGGGCCGGGCGGAACCGACTATCTTGCCGGGATCGCCCTGTCGCTGGGCGCAGCCTTTTGCTACGCGGTGGCCGCCTTTATCACCAAGCGGCTGAAGGGCGTCCCGCCGCATCTGATCGCGCTGATCCAGGTCGGTGTCGGCATGCTGATGGCGGCGCCTTTCGCCAACCTAACGCAACTGCCCACGGCGCACGATACCTGGCTCAGTCTGGCCGCGATCGGCGCCGTGCATACCGGCCTGGTCTATATCCTGCTCTACGGCGCCATCCAGAAGCTGCCAACGCACCTTACCGGCGCGCTGTCGTTCATCTATCCGGTCGTGGCGATCGTGGCCGATTTCGTCGTCTTCGGACATTGGCTGGGCCTGTCGCAACTGGTGGGCGCGGCCGCAATTCTGGTGGCGGCAGCCGGCATGACGCTGGGCTGGCGGCCCTTCAGGGGTCCATGGCGGAGAACGCGACTTGCGGGCGATTAG
- a CDS encoding Lrp/AsnC family transcriptional regulator — translation MIDEIDQKIIEALADNARLSIKELAQQVGLSSPSASERLRRLEERGVVARFTVDLDLRAIGYPLQAIVRIRPLPGKLHIVQRLIEDIPQITECDKVTGDDCFVARLHMRSIEQLDEILDRIADKAETSTAIIKTQPVKRRLPPL, via the coding sequence ATGATTGATGAGATCGACCAGAAAATCATCGAAGCCCTGGCCGACAATGCCCGGCTGTCGATCAAGGAGTTGGCGCAACAGGTGGGCCTGTCGTCGCCCAGCGCCTCGGAGCGCCTGCGGCGACTCGAGGAGCGAGGCGTGGTCGCGCGCTTCACGGTCGATCTCGACCTCAGAGCCATAGGCTATCCGCTACAGGCCATCGTGCGGATACGGCCGCTGCCCGGCAAGCTGCACATCGTGCAGCGGCTGATCGAGGACATTCCGCAGATCACCGAATGCGACAAGGTGACCGGCGACGACTGCTTCGTCGCACGCCTGCATATGCGGTCGATCGAGCAGCTCGACGAGATCCTCGACCGCATCGCCGACAAGGCCGAGACGAGCACGGCCATCATCAAGACGCAGCCGGTCAAGCGGCGCCTGCCGCCGCTCTAG